Proteins co-encoded in one Acidobacteriota bacterium genomic window:
- a CDS encoding TonB family protein → MWASLISNLGDVFNPVKQAPLKLESRPADNDLIVEEEGVFTSLLSNIRDVFFPQKLPPLVLESKPIAVPDLMKTRQDPRATASSIAIYALLFLLFAWLLHKKIPFAAPAKTTLVTEVNVPPIAPMKANAMGGGGGQRGPTPVTKGTPPKFAETQIVPPKAPPLQDPKIKIEPTVEVQKDVHMASSIPQIGVANSPLVGMSMGNGSGTGLGSGNGSGIGPGSGGNTGGGPRRIGGGVSAPQLIFSVEPEFSEEARKAKVAGNVLVNLWVDTNGNPSHVRVIRGVGMGLDEKAVEAVRQYRFKPAMENGKPVLVELNVEVNFQIF, encoded by the coding sequence ATGTGGGCCTCGCTGATCTCGAATCTGGGTGACGTCTTCAACCCGGTCAAGCAGGCGCCTCTCAAGCTCGAATCCCGGCCCGCGGACAATGATCTTATCGTCGAAGAAGAAGGTGTCTTCACCTCGTTGCTGAGCAACATCCGCGATGTCTTCTTCCCGCAAAAACTCCCGCCCCTTGTCCTTGAGTCGAAGCCAATCGCCGTCCCGGACCTGATGAAGACGAGGCAGGACCCCAGGGCGACGGCTTCCTCGATTGCCATTTACGCTCTGCTCTTTCTGCTCTTCGCCTGGCTGCTGCACAAGAAGATTCCCTTTGCGGCTCCCGCCAAGACGACGCTGGTGACCGAGGTGAACGTTCCCCCGATTGCGCCGATGAAGGCGAACGCGATGGGAGGCGGCGGCGGTCAGCGCGGGCCGACCCCCGTGACCAAGGGAACTCCGCCTAAGTTTGCCGAGACGCAGATCGTTCCTCCCAAGGCGCCTCCGCTGCAGGACCCGAAGATCAAGATCGAGCCGACTGTTGAAGTGCAGAAGGACGTCCACATGGCCTCGAGCATTCCGCAGATCGGCGTGGCCAACTCGCCGCTGGTGGGCATGTCGATGGGCAACGGCTCGGGCACGGGACTTGGCTCGGGCAACGGCTCCGGCATCGGGCCGGGCTCGGGCGGCAATACAGGCGGCGGACCGAGGCGTATCGGTGGAGGCGTCTCCGCGCCGCAACTGATTTTCTCGGTTGAGCCGGAGTTCTCCGAAGAGGCGCGCAAGGCGAAGGTCGCGGGCAACGTGCTGGTGAACCTCTGGGTCGACACCAACGGCAACCCCAGCCATGTTCGCGTGATTCGCGGTGTGGGCATGGGGCTCGACGAGAAGGCCGTCGAAGCTGTGCGTCAGTACCGCTTCAAGCCTGCGATGGAGAATGGAAAGCCTGTCCTTGTAGAGCTAAACGTCGAGGTCAACTTCCAGATCTTCTAA
- a CDS encoding methyl-accepting chemotaxis protein has product MKLETKLSLATGALIFAMLLSAFTATMRIQEANRLAASATTQHIPINAVTRDLRIRMVYSIHALESYMLFGVDPATAANFRRARQEYLAQADESMARLRQYNEQYALGYDATRIREIETGFANLKALEDKIEQLNESKTPQGTTQAYDTFQNQILPLGKSFFNLTGDLGESQMSQANLEIAQLKHANTSTLWTLWIATILGALVGGIISFLLSRRITRSIDQVAKRADAIAEGDLTGNRLDHLFGSDEIGTLAQAMQKMQSNLGSIIGTVVDTAGSLTGSAVSMRSSSDQIHKRIDQQSQQTQQAATAMQEMSASIAEVSRHTQSAAETARSAAQTARDGGDIVKQVLGAMHSIATAVSETSSTVGLLGEDSKRISQIVTTIDEIARKTNLLALNAAIEAARAGDHGRGFAVVAGEVRRLAESTAQATGEIATMIQEIQDRTRVAISSMESGTGTVEQGVVTTNQAGEALERIIGMAERVDKMIAQIAIAASQQAAAADQSSASLDSIHTLSHDNLMEMATTASGIETLRTTAVTLEEQVDRFRLQSDSGMKLTRSVPTPHLTATPRAA; this is encoded by the coding sequence ATGAAACTTGAAACGAAACTCAGCCTTGCTACAGGCGCCCTTATCTTTGCCATGCTGCTCAGCGCGTTTACCGCGACGATGCGCATCCAGGAAGCCAACCGGCTTGCCGCCAGCGCAACCACGCAGCACATCCCCATCAACGCCGTGACCCGCGACCTGCGGATCAGGATGGTCTACAGCATCCATGCGCTTGAGTCTTACATGCTCTTCGGCGTCGATCCGGCCACGGCAGCCAACTTCCGCCGCGCCCGGCAGGAGTATCTGGCGCAGGCCGATGAGTCGATGGCCAGGCTCCGCCAGTACAACGAGCAGTACGCCCTTGGCTACGACGCCACGCGAATCCGCGAGATCGAGACCGGCTTTGCCAACCTGAAGGCGCTCGAAGACAAGATCGAACAGCTCAACGAATCGAAGACTCCGCAGGGGACCACGCAGGCCTACGACACCTTCCAGAACCAGATTCTTCCCCTGGGCAAGTCGTTCTTCAACCTGACCGGCGACCTCGGCGAGTCGCAGATGTCGCAGGCCAACCTTGAGATCGCGCAACTGAAGCACGCCAACACATCCACCCTCTGGACCCTGTGGATCGCAACCATCCTTGGCGCTCTCGTCGGCGGAATCATCTCGTTCCTGCTCTCGCGCCGCATCACCCGCTCGATCGACCAGGTCGCAAAGCGCGCCGACGCCATCGCCGAGGGCGACCTGACCGGCAACAGGCTCGACCATCTCTTCGGTTCCGACGAGATCGGCACACTGGCGCAGGCCATGCAGAAGATGCAGTCGAACCTCGGCTCCATCATCGGCACCGTCGTCGACACGGCCGGTTCGCTGACGGGCAGCGCGGTCTCGATGCGCTCCTCCTCCGACCAGATTCACAAGCGCATCGACCAGCAGAGCCAGCAGACGCAGCAGGCGGCGACCGCCATGCAGGAGATGTCGGCCTCCATCGCCGAGGTCTCGCGTCACACGCAGTCGGCCGCCGAGACCGCGCGCAGCGCCGCGCAGACGGCGCGCGATGGCGGCGACATCGTCAAGCAGGTGCTCGGGGCGATGCACTCCATCGCCACGGCCGTCAGCGAGACCTCGTCGACCGTCGGGCTGCTGGGTGAAGACTCCAAACGCATCTCGCAGATCGTCACCACCATCGACGAGATCGCCCGCAAGACCAATCTGCTGGCGCTGAACGCCGCCATCGAGGCGGCACGCGCCGGCGACCACGGACGGGGCTTCGCCGTCGTCGCCGGTGAGGTGCGCCGCCTGGCCGAAAGCACAGCGCAGGCGACCGGCGAAATCGCCACCATGATCCAGGAGATCCAGGACCGCACCCGCGTCGCCATCTCCAGCATGGAGAGCGGCACCGGCACGGTCGAGCAGGGCGTGGTCACCACCAACCAGGCCGGCGAGGCGCTCGAGCGCATCATCGGTATGGCCGAGCGCGTCGACAAGATGATCGCCCAGATCGCGATCGCCGCCTCGCAGCAGGCCGCGGCCGCCGACCAGTCCTCGGCAAGCCTCGACTCCATCCACACGCTCAGCCACGACAACCTGATGGAGATGGCAACCACGGCCTCGGGCATCGAGACGCTGCGCACCACGGCAGTCACACTCGAAGAGCAGGTCGACCGCTTCCGTCTGCAATCGGACAGCGGCATGAAACTCACCCGCTCTGTTCCAACACCACACCTGACTGCGACCCCGCGAGCTGCGTAA
- a CDS encoding TonB family protein has product MHVSGTVVVHATVQPDGSVSDAKVESGHALLSPAATEAVRRWRFEPGPDTTDQTVDVNFSEPH; this is encoded by the coding sequence ATGCATGTCAGCGGCACCGTCGTTGTCCATGCGACGGTTCAGCCGGATGGCTCCGTCTCCGACGCCAAGGTCGAGTCCGGCCACGCTCTTCTCAGTCCGGCAGCAACTGAAGCCGTTCGCCGCTGGCGTTTTGAGCCCGGTCCCGATACCACCGATCAGACGGTCGATGTGAACTTCAGCGAACCTCATTGA
- a CDS encoding class IV adenylate cyclase encodes MQNREIELKFPVSDPAALQSLLPELGFHLDTPRTFEQNTLYDTPARDLRAHTEILRIRQYGPVWTVTHKRTARPGDIIESSRYKVRIETETAVADGPALGHIFESLGYRPAFTYEKYRTEWSVVDAATNSTPHLVIDETPIGTYAELEGPTEWIDRTLAELKIDTATCLTDSYGKLFLDWKQRTGSAVENLTFAEIAAHDLVAAH; translated from the coding sequence ATGCAGAACCGAGAGATCGAACTGAAGTTTCCCGTCTCCGATCCGGCCGCGCTCCAAAGCCTCCTGCCTGAACTCGGCTTTCATCTCGACACTCCGCGCACCTTCGAGCAGAACACGCTCTACGACACACCGGCCCGCGATTTGCGCGCGCACACGGAGATTCTGCGCATCCGGCAGTACGGCCCTGTCTGGACGGTCACTCACAAGCGCACCGCTCGCCCGGGCGACATCATCGAGTCTTCACGCTACAAGGTGCGCATTGAGACCGAGACCGCCGTCGCCGACGGCCCCGCCCTCGGCCATATCTTCGAGAGCCTCGGCTACAGGCCTGCCTTTACCTATGAGAAGTACCGCACCGAATGGTCCGTCGTCGATGCAGCGACAAACTCGACACCGCACCTGGTCATCGATGAGACGCCGATTGGCACTTACGCCGAGCTTGAAGGCCCTACGGAGTGGATCGATCGTACGCTCGCCGAGCTGAAGATCGACACCGCGACCTGCCTGACTGATAGCTATGGCAAGCTGTTCCTGGACTGGAAGCAGCGGACGGGCAGCGCGGTCGAGAACCTTACCTTCGCCGAAATCGCGGCGCACGACCTTGTAGCCGCCCACTGA
- a CDS encoding threonylcarbamoyl-AMP synthase: MSEGKTERLEGMAGVARAAQILREGGTVAFPTETVYGLGANALDPVAVAKIFRAKERPGWDPVIAHVSDREMVARVARVMPAAEKLMTAFWPGPLTLLLPKTSAVPDSVTAGRSLVGVRMPRHELALALIREAGTPLAAPSANRFGRTSPTAAAHVLEDLDGRIDAVLDGGSTLVGVESTVIGPSEDGPGWVVYRPGGVSLSELERVLGAGSVSVFRPVERANAPESLPSPGVGIRHYAPRARLVLVFEPSRKKVAAPLCLIGEIDQLKDSPGEIGVMLPDGWESPGAPLVYRWGAWGDGDTLARRLFAGLRELDERGAKVIVCPVPEMDGIGEAIRDRLRKAAREK; this comes from the coding sequence ATGTCCGAAGGAAAAACAGAGCGTCTGGAAGGGATGGCGGGCGTAGCGCGCGCGGCCCAGATTCTGCGCGAGGGCGGCACGGTGGCATTTCCTACGGAAACCGTCTACGGCCTCGGGGCGAATGCGCTTGATCCTGTGGCAGTTGCGAAGATCTTCCGCGCCAAGGAGCGGCCCGGCTGGGATCCCGTGATCGCCCACGTCAGCGACCGCGAGATGGTTGCACGAGTGGCCCGGGTTATGCCAGCGGCGGAGAAGCTGATGACCGCGTTCTGGCCGGGGCCGCTCACGCTGCTGCTCCCGAAGACGTCGGCTGTCCCGGATTCGGTCACTGCGGGACGTTCGCTCGTGGGAGTGAGAATGCCGCGGCATGAGTTGGCGCTGGCGCTGATTCGTGAGGCGGGAACTCCGCTGGCGGCGCCGAGCGCGAACCGCTTTGGCAGGACGAGTCCGACGGCGGCGGCACATGTGCTCGAAGACCTCGATGGCAGGATCGACGCCGTGCTCGACGGAGGGTCTACTCTTGTCGGGGTGGAGTCGACGGTGATCGGACCTTCGGAAGACGGCCCTGGCTGGGTGGTGTATCGGCCGGGCGGTGTCTCTCTGTCGGAGCTGGAGCGCGTTCTTGGCGCTGGTTCGGTCTCGGTGTTTCGTCCGGTTGAGAGGGCGAACGCGCCGGAGAGCCTGCCGTCGCCGGGCGTTGGCATCAGGCACTATGCTCCGCGCGCGCGGCTGGTGCTGGTCTTTGAGCCGTCGCGGAAGAAGGTTGCAGCGCCGTTATGTCTCATCGGAGAGATCGATCAGTTGAAGGACTCTCCGGGCGAGATCGGCGTAATGCTACCCGATGGCTGGGAGAGCCCCGGTGCGCCGCTTGTGTACCGCTGGGGTGCGTGGGGCGACGGCGATACTCTGGCGCGGCGTTTGTTTGCTGGACTGCGCGAACTGGACGAGCGCGGCGCGAAGGTGATCGTCTGTCCGGTGCCGGAGATGGATGGTATCGGCGAGGCGATCCGCGACCGGCTGCGCAAGGCTGCGCGGGAGAAATAG
- a CDS encoding DNA polymerase III subunit delta' produces MSDTQPERSSPATFNDFLGNSAAVEHLRTSIAHGRLPHSLILAGPAGAGKYTLALMLAMAVECERQPRDLWSNGQTLASFCGVCKNCTRIATAFNLDEEVDKAVAAREDLRETDKKDTRVLIQPHPDVLIVPPDPPQLLIKLGQVRSIIHSANYLPAEAPRKIFIITASSFMKEAANSLLKVLEEPPATVHIILLAENPGELLPTIRSRCALVRLGALPVEEIEMLLADRRHNVPPKQRTLIARLAQGAAGKALSFDLAAYTAARADALLLLRQAVAEPDHTALFKMTETYRAGAEGQQKTVGLLRTLSLLLEDLLLLQSGTPELVRNTDIRADLEKMAQSVTFQWIEQTTRALDQVWSGMRRNLLRSLSLDAFAGQLATSAR; encoded by the coding sequence ATGAGCGACACACAACCGGAACGTAGCAGCCCTGCCACCTTCAACGACTTCCTCGGCAACTCGGCCGCCGTCGAGCACCTCCGGACCTCGATCGCGCACGGCCGCCTGCCCCACTCGCTCATCCTCGCCGGTCCCGCCGGGGCCGGAAAATACACCCTCGCGCTAATGCTGGCCATGGCGGTCGAGTGCGAGCGCCAGCCCCGCGACCTCTGGTCCAACGGACAGACGCTCGCCAGCTTCTGCGGCGTCTGCAAAAACTGCACCCGCATCGCCACCGCCTTCAACCTCGACGAGGAGGTCGACAAGGCCGTCGCCGCTCGCGAAGACCTCCGCGAAACGGACAAAAAGGACACGCGCGTCCTCATCCAGCCGCACCCGGACGTGCTCATCGTGCCGCCCGACCCGCCGCAGCTGCTCATCAAGCTCGGCCAGGTGCGCTCCATCATCCATAGCGCCAACTACCTGCCCGCCGAGGCCCCGCGCAAGATCTTCATCATCACGGCCTCCAGCTTCATGAAGGAGGCCGCGAACTCCCTGCTCAAGGTGCTTGAGGAGCCGCCCGCAACCGTCCACATCATCCTGCTCGCCGAGAACCCGGGCGAACTTCTACCCACCATCCGCTCCCGCTGCGCCCTCGTCCGCCTCGGAGCTCTTCCCGTCGAAGAGATCGAGATGCTCCTCGCCGACCGGCGCCACAACGTTCCACCAAAGCAGCGCACTCTCATCGCCCGCCTCGCCCAGGGAGCCGCGGGCAAGGCGCTCTCCTTCGACCTCGCCGCTTACACAGCCGCGCGCGCCGATGCCTTGCTCCTTCTCCGGCAGGCCGTGGCCGAGCCCGACCATACCGCACTCTTCAAGATGACCGAGACCTATCGCGCCGGGGCAGAAGGCCAGCAAAAAACCGTCGGCCTCCTCCGCACCCTCTCGCTCCTGCTCGAAGACCTGCTTCTACTGCAATCCGGAACGCCGGAGTTAGTCCGCAACACCGACATCCGCGCCGACCTCGAAAAGATGGCGCAGTCCGTCACCTTCCAATGGATCGAACAGACCACCCGCGCTCTCGACCAGGTCTGGAGCGGAATGCGCCGCAACCTCCTGCGCTCCCTCTCGCTCGACGCCTTCGCGGGCCAGCTCGCAACCTCGGCGCGCTGA
- a CDS encoding RNA-binding S4 domain-containing protein: MTSVRMDKWLWAARFFKTRVLAAKACELGRTDWKRGEMTWQPAKAARDVHVGDMLRVKNDGGEFQVEVLGLSEVRGPASVAQTLYRETDESKAARAAVVEAKKAIPVYESTWESGRPTKRDRRVMTRLRGR, translated from the coding sequence ATGACCTCTGTGCGTATGGACAAGTGGCTGTGGGCGGCACGTTTTTTCAAGACGCGGGTGCTGGCGGCGAAGGCGTGTGAACTGGGCCGGACCGACTGGAAGAGGGGCGAGATGACATGGCAGCCGGCGAAGGCTGCGCGCGATGTTCATGTGGGGGACATGCTTCGCGTGAAGAACGATGGCGGCGAGTTTCAGGTTGAGGTGCTGGGTCTGAGCGAAGTGCGTGGGCCTGCCTCGGTGGCGCAAACGCTGTATCGCGAAACAGACGAGAGCAAGGCTGCGCGCGCGGCCGTGGTTGAGGCGAAGAAGGCGATTCCTGTGTATGAGAGCACGTGGGAGTCGGGACGGCCTACGAAGAGAGATCGCAGGGTGATGACGCGGCTGCGAGGACGGTAA
- a CDS encoding YbhB/YbcL family Raf kinase inhibitor-like protein produces MRLISSSFKDGTAIPGEFAFAVPDAANHVALSANRNPQLAWSDVPAGTESFALVVVDPDVPSRGDDVNKEGREVPASLPRVDFYHWLLLDVPSSAREIAAGSQSDGVTPHGKRGPAAPGGMRHGVNSYTGWFASDPVMEGDYFGYDGPCPPWNDSIVHHYVFTLYALGVERLEVDGELTGEKVLEALEGHVLATASLTGTYSLNPSVR; encoded by the coding sequence ATGCGGTTGATCAGCAGTAGTTTCAAGGACGGAACTGCCATCCCGGGAGAGTTTGCGTTTGCCGTTCCCGATGCGGCGAACCATGTTGCGTTGAGCGCGAACCGGAATCCGCAGCTTGCGTGGTCGGATGTTCCCGCGGGGACGGAGTCGTTTGCGCTGGTAGTGGTTGATCCCGACGTGCCGAGCCGTGGCGACGATGTGAACAAGGAGGGCCGGGAGGTTCCGGCTTCGTTGCCGCGAGTGGACTTCTATCACTGGCTGCTGCTGGATGTCCCTTCGAGCGCGCGGGAGATTGCGGCGGGAAGTCAGAGCGACGGAGTGACTCCGCATGGCAAGCGCGGGCCTGCCGCGCCGGGCGGGATGCGGCATGGAGTGAATAGCTATACGGGATGGTTTGCGAGCGATCCGGTGATGGAGGGCGACTACTTTGGATACGACGGCCCCTGTCCTCCATGGAACGACTCGATCGTGCACCACTACGTCTTTACGCTGTATGCGCTGGGTGTGGAGCGGCTGGAGGTTGACGGTGAGCTGACGGGCGAGAAGGTGCTGGAGGCTCTTGAAGGCCATGTGCTGGCGACGGCGAGTCTGACAGGAACGTATTCGCTGAACCCGAGTGTGAGGTAG
- the tmk gene encoding dTMP kinase, with protein sequence MSHGYFITFEGPDGSGKTTQLRRLTAWLESQGHKVVTLRQPGGTALGDRIRAILLDSRSEATIGPIAPLAEMALMFADRAQAIHEIILPALEAGAVVLCDRYTDSSEAYQGAGRQLGSERILAMHRAVCDNLQPDLTILLLPSLESSLERARRRNRRTTQQKGTDENRFEREDDGFYRRIHQAYEAIAAREPQRVAAIRDDAGIDQIEARIREIVAARISATV encoded by the coding sequence ATGTCTCACGGCTATTTCATTACTTTTGAGGGGCCTGACGGCTCCGGCAAGACCACCCAGCTCCGCCGCCTCACCGCCTGGCTCGAATCCCAGGGCCACAAGGTCGTCACCCTCCGCCAGCCCGGCGGCACGGCACTCGGCGACCGCATACGGGCCATCCTGCTCGATTCACGTTCCGAGGCCACCATTGGCCCCATCGCTCCGCTGGCCGAGATGGCGCTCATGTTCGCCGATCGCGCCCAGGCCATCCACGAGATCATCCTGCCTGCGCTCGAAGCCGGGGCCGTCGTCCTGTGCGACCGCTACACCGACTCCTCCGAGGCCTATCAGGGTGCGGGACGCCAGCTCGGCAGCGAGCGCATCTTAGCCATGCACCGCGCCGTCTGCGACAACCTGCAGCCCGACCTCACCATCCTTCTTCTTCCTTCGCTTGAGTCTTCCCTCGAACGCGCCCGCCGCCGCAACCGGCGCACTACCCAGCAGAAAGGCACCGACGAGAACCGCTTCGAGCGCGAGGACGACGGCTTCTACCGCCGCATCCACCAGGCCTACGAGGCCATCGCCGCACGAGAACCCCAGCGCGTCGCAGCAATCCGCGACGATGCGGGCATCGATCAGATCGAAGCGCGCATCCGCGAGATCGTCGCCGCGCGCATCTCTGCAACCGTCTGA
- a CDS encoding aldo/keto reductase has product MSIKKIKLGSQGAVVSQMGLGCMGMSEFYGPRNDEESAATLLRALDLGITFLDTADTYGIGDNEELIGKTIKSRRDEVFLATKFANIRKKDDPTYWVISGKPEYVKQACDASLQRLGVDHIDLYYQHRVDPETPIEDTIGAMADLVKAGKVKYLGLSEALPATIRRAHKVHPITALQTEYSLWTRDVEGEILPTVRELGIGFVPYSPLGRGFLTGAIKSKSDLGAGDFRAERYPRFAGENFDKNQVLVDRVTAIANRRGVKPGQLALAWVLAKGDDMAPIPGTKRRKYLEENAAAAGIKLSAAEVAELEAAVPQGEIAGDRYNEVQMERIRRS; this is encoded by the coding sequence ATGAGTATAAAAAAGATCAAGTTAGGTTCACAGGGCGCGGTCGTCTCGCAGATGGGACTCGGCTGCATGGGTATGAGCGAGTTTTACGGTCCGCGTAACGACGAGGAGTCCGCAGCGACCCTCCTCCGTGCGCTCGACCTCGGCATCACCTTCCTCGACACCGCCGACACCTATGGCATCGGCGACAACGAAGAGCTCATCGGCAAGACCATCAAGTCTCGCCGCGACGAGGTCTTCCTCGCCACCAAGTTCGCCAACATCCGCAAGAAGGACGACCCCACCTACTGGGTCATCAGCGGCAAGCCCGAGTACGTCAAGCAGGCATGCGATGCCTCGCTCCAGCGTCTCGGCGTCGACCACATCGACCTCTACTACCAGCACCGCGTCGATCCCGAGACGCCCATCGAAGACACCATCGGAGCCATGGCCGACCTCGTCAAGGCCGGCAAAGTGAAGTACCTCGGTCTCTCCGAGGCCTTACCTGCAACCATCCGCCGCGCCCACAAGGTGCACCCCATCACAGCTCTCCAGACCGAGTACTCCCTGTGGACGCGCGACGTCGAAGGCGAGATCCTGCCCACCGTGCGTGAACTTGGCATCGGCTTCGTCCCCTACTCACCGCTTGGGCGCGGCTTCCTCACAGGGGCCATCAAGAGCAAGTCCGACCTCGGCGCCGGAGACTTCCGCGCCGAGCGCTACCCGCGATTCGCCGGCGAGAACTTCGACAAGAACCAGGTCCTCGTCGACCGGGTCACAGCCATCGCCAATCGTCGCGGCGTCAAACCCGGCCAGCTCGCACTCGCCTGGGTCCTCGCCAAGGGAGACGACATGGCTCCAATCCCCGGTACCAAGCGCCGGAAATACCTCGAAGAGAACGCAGCCGCCGCCGGCATTAAGCTCTCAGCAGCCGAAGTCGCCGAACTCGAGGCTGCTGTTCCTCAGGGCGAGATCGCAGGCGACCGCTACAACGAAGTCCAGATGGAACGCATTCGACGCTCCTGA
- a CDS encoding response regulator: MVEPPELSGGVSHNGGNVRVLLLDDEPANLHLRSAILRQHGYHCIPASTIDEAMEAFNTIDIAVLDYHLGSGQFGTEVATHLRRRRPHVPIIILSATLERHFGGAEDMHLLKGYSSVEDLLSALSSLEAKRRGVPVVVDARDFFYSRISMAIGSDVLVQIFDDRGVWMYCNDAAADYLGQARDWFPGRCVFDEMPTLMRDWREVLKTVSLTRETYIDRTRRGLLALPKSGELNITWSVLAFPITLHDNRSGVVLTARILERTPPPLYA, translated from the coding sequence ATGGTTGAGCCGCCCGAACTGAGTGGAGGTGTGTCCCATAACGGAGGGAATGTTCGTGTCCTGCTGCTGGACGACGAACCTGCCAATCTCCATCTTCGATCGGCTATCCTCCGGCAGCACGGCTACCACTGCATCCCAGCCTCAACCATCGACGAAGCGATGGAAGCCTTCAACACCATCGACATTGCCGTGCTCGACTACCACCTGGGCTCCGGACAGTTCGGCACCGAGGTCGCGACGCACCTGCGCCGCCGCCGCCCGCATGTGCCCATCATCATCCTCTCCGCCACGCTCGAGCGGCACTTCGGTGGCGCCGAGGACATGCACCTGCTCAAGGGCTACAGCTCGGTCGAAGACCTGCTCTCGGCCCTCAGTTCGCTCGAGGCCAAGCGCCGCGGCGTGCCTGTCGTCGTCGACGCACGCGACTTCTTCTACTCGCGCATCTCCATGGCCATCGGCTCCGACGTGCTGGTGCAGATCTTCGACGACCGCGGCGTCTGGATGTACTGCAATGACGCTGCCGCCGACTATCTCGGTCAGGCGCGCGACTGGTTCCCCGGCCGCTGCGTCTTTGACGAGATGCCTACGCTGATGCGCGACTGGCGCGAGGTCCTCAAAACCGTCTCCCTTACCCGCGAGACTTACATTGACCGTACGCGCCGTGGCCTGCTCGCGTTGCCAAAGTCCGGCGAACTCAACATCACATGGAGCGTCCTCGCCTTCCCCATCACCCTCCACGACAACCGCTCCGGAGTCGTCCTCACCGCCCGCATCCTCGAACGCACTCCACCGCCTCTCTATGCCTGA
- the lpxD gene encoding UDP-3-O-(3-hydroxymyristoyl)glucosamine N-acyltransferase, translating into MNLEALAQRLGAALQGDPSADITGVASIETAGPGEITFVANPKYASLARTTRASAVLVEPDFPEIPAATLRIRNPYLAFARAIELFYQAPAYAPGIHPTAVIAPTAKIGANAHIGPYVVVGDNAVIGDNAVLLPHVVIYPSVRAGDNLFAHAHAVVREFCQLGDNVVLQNGAIIGADGFGFAKQADGSWYKILQSGPAVLEDSVEVQANACVDRASIGETRIHAGAKIDNLVQVGHGSTVGKDTLLCAQVGLAGSTTIGRSVILAGQVGVAGHCTVGDGAIATAQSGIPGDVEPGKIVSGYPAIDNRQWLRSVALVNRLPELLRSLKSSSKINEK; encoded by the coding sequence ATGAACCTCGAAGCCTTGGCCCAGCGCCTTGGAGCCGCCCTCCAGGGCGACCCCTCCGCCGACATCACCGGAGTCGCCTCCATCGAGACCGCCGGCCCCGGCGAGATCACCTTCGTCGCCAACCCCAAGTACGCTTCTCTCGCGCGCACCACGCGCGCCTCCGCCGTCCTTGTCGAGCCTGACTTCCCCGAGATCCCCGCCGCCACGCTGCGTATCAGGAACCCCTACCTCGCCTTCGCCCGCGCCATTGAGCTCTTTTATCAGGCACCCGCATACGCCCCCGGCATCCACCCCACCGCAGTCATCGCGCCGACCGCGAAGATCGGGGCCAACGCTCATATTGGCCCTTACGTTGTGGTTGGGGATAACGCTGTCATCGGCGACAATGCCGTCCTGCTCCCTCACGTCGTCATCTACCCCAGCGTCCGCGCCGGCGACAACCTCTTCGCCCACGCCCACGCCGTCGTCCGCGAGTTCTGCCAGCTCGGCGACAACGTCGTCCTCCAGAACGGTGCCATCATCGGGGCCGACGGCTTCGGCTTCGCCAAACAGGCCGACGGAAGCTGGTACAAGATCCTCCAGTCCGGCCCAGCCGTCCTCGAGGACTCCGTCGAGGTCCAGGCCAACGCCTGCGTCGACCGCGCCTCCATCGGCGAAACCCGCATCCACGCCGGGGCCAAGATCGACAACCTCGTTCAGGTCGGCCACGGCTCTACCGTCGGCAAAGACACCCTGCTCTGCGCCCAGGTCGGCCTCGCCGGATCCACCACCATTGGCAGATCCGTCATCCTCGCCGGGCAGGTCGGCGTCGCCGGCCACTGCACCGTGGGTGACGGAGCCATCGCCACGGCGCAGAGCGGCATCCCCGGCGACGTCGAGCCCGGCAAGATCGTCAGCGGTTACCCCGCTATCGATAACCGCCAGTGGCTGCGGTCTGTCGCCCTGGTCAACCGTCTGCCGGAGTTACTCCGCAGCCTGAAGTCCTCCTCCAAAATTAATGAAAAATAA